A region from the Gavia stellata isolate bGavSte3 chromosome 2, bGavSte3.hap2, whole genome shotgun sequence genome encodes:
- the PLN gene encoding cardiac phospholamban, translating to MEKVQYITRSALRRASTIEVNPQARQRLQELFVNFCLILICLLLICIIVMLL from the coding sequence ATGGAGAAGGTCCAATACATAACCCGTTCTGCTCTGAGGAGAGCCTCAACTATTGAGGTCAACCCACAAGCACGCCAAAGGCTCCAAGAGCTCTTTGTGAATTTCTGCCTGATTTTAATTTGTCTCTTGCTGATCTGTATCATTGTGATGCTCCTCTGA